In one window of Cellulophaga sp. HaHa_2_95 DNA:
- a CDS encoding SusC/RagA family TonB-linked outer membrane protein translates to MRIKYFLFLKIFLLSLMIHGQEKKITGTVSDQSNIPLPGASVIVKGSTSGTQTDFDGIYTINAKTGDVLIFSYVGQKTVEKTVGANNTIDATLLEDAQALDEIVVTALGIKREKKSLGYATQEVKGDAVSAVKSNNFVNSLSGKVAGLSIKSSGNFGGSTNVVIRGNNSISGNNQALFVVDGIPIDNGNTNTTGQQSGTGGFDYGNAASDINPDDIASINVLKGAAATALYGSRASNGVVMITTKKGKKNKGIGVTVSSSITLGSADKETLVKYQDKYGAGYGPYYDSADGYFNLYDVDGDGIDDLTTPFTEDASYGAAFDPNLLVYQWNSIYPQLDTYQQATPYVAGANNPNYVWGTSTTAVNSFALDGGTETSSFRLGVTNLTQSGNLPNSSIKRNTISFSGSHDLTDKLTASAYFNFVKTDGKGRNGTGYSSGNIMQQFRQWNQMNVDYAEQKEAYFDTRENITWNPNGPDNLSPIYSDNPYWTFYENYQSDTRNRYFGNFALDYEITDWLNAMGRFSFDTYAALQEERINVGSADVASYSRYNNNVAEYNYDFMLNFNKYLSEKLSLEGTVGVNLRRNKTNSIFAESNGGLSLAGLYALSNSVSSIEAPTEYEATRMVDGEYIRASLGYDNFLYLEGSYRTDRSSTLPVENNRYGYYSVSGSLIFSELVDANWLTFGKLRANYAEVGNDTNPYNVYNTYAIGTPFNNNGVATNPTTKSNAELLPERQESSEFGLEMAFVNRRLGFDVSYYNTQNINQITSIPVSNATGYGASILNAGTIENKGWEVQLNGTPIKTDNFQWDVTVNWARNRSLVVELLNGIDNLQLASLQGGVSINATPGEAYGTIRGSDFIYHENGERVISQTSGAYLRTSNSNEVIGDVNADWTGGVFNTFKYKNLSLGFLIDIQKGGDVFSLDTWYGYATGMYDWSAADNDLGNPIRNTVSGTPGNYSADSGGLVLSGVAEDGTPNEVRASFDTYANPYGYARAPNKLHVYDAGYVKLREANLTYNFSPKIIDRTPFSSASISLIGRNLWIIHKNVPYSDPEAGLSSGNVQGYQSGAYPSIREIGASIKLQF, encoded by the coding sequence ATGAGAATTAAGTATTTTTTATTTCTTAAGATTTTTCTTTTATCCCTGATGATTCACGGGCAAGAGAAAAAAATCACTGGTACAGTATCGGATCAGTCCAATATTCCACTTCCTGGCGCAAGTGTAATAGTAAAAGGTTCTACTTCTGGAACACAAACAGATTTTGATGGTATCTACACCATTAATGCAAAAACCGGCGACGTCCTAATATTTTCTTACGTCGGACAAAAAACTGTTGAAAAAACAGTTGGAGCAAATAACACTATTGACGCTACTCTTTTAGAAGATGCCCAAGCACTTGATGAAATTGTAGTTACTGCTTTAGGTATTAAAAGAGAGAAAAAATCTCTTGGTTATGCCACTCAAGAAGTTAAGGGTGATGCGGTATCTGCCGTTAAGAGTAATAACTTTGTAAACTCTTTATCGGGTAAAGTTGCAGGTTTGAGCATTAAATCTTCAGGTAACTTTGGTGGATCTACTAACGTAGTAATTAGAGGTAACAATTCTATCTCTGGAAACAATCAAGCGTTATTCGTTGTAGATGGCATTCCTATTGATAACGGAAACACAAATACCACAGGACAACAAAGTGGTACTGGTGGTTTTGATTACGGTAATGCTGCATCTGATATAAATCCAGATGATATTGCTTCCATAAACGTACTTAAAGGTGCTGCCGCTACTGCATTATATGGCTCTAGAGCTTCTAATGGGGTGGTAATGATTACTACAAAAAAAGGTAAAAAAAATAAAGGTATTGGTGTAACAGTTTCTTCTAGCATTACTTTAGGAAGTGCTGACAAAGAAACGCTTGTAAAATACCAAGATAAATACGGAGCAGGTTACGGTCCTTATTATGATTCTGCAGATGGGTATTTTAACCTTTACGATGTAGATGGTGATGGTATTGATGACTTAACAACTCCTTTCACAGAAGATGCTTCTTATGGTGCAGCTTTTGATCCTAATTTATTGGTGTATCAATGGAATTCAATTTACCCACAATTAGATACTTACCAACAAGCGACTCCTTATGTTGCTGGTGCTAACAATCCAAATTATGTTTGGGGCACTAGTACTACGGCTGTTAATTCTTTTGCTTTAGACGGTGGTACAGAAACAAGTAGTTTTAGATTAGGGGTAACTAATTTAACTCAAAGTGGTAACCTTCCTAATAGCTCTATTAAAAGAAATACCATTTCTTTTAGTGGATCTCATGATTTAACAGATAAATTAACTGCTTCTGCTTACTTTAACTTTGTGAAAACAGATGGTAAAGGTAGAAATGGAACAGGATATAGTTCTGGGAACATTATGCAACAATTCAGACAGTGGAATCAAATGAACGTTGACTATGCGGAACAAAAAGAAGCATATTTTGACACTAGAGAAAACATCACTTGGAACCCTAACGGTCCTGATAATCTTTCTCCTATCTACTCTGACAACCCTTACTGGACTTTCTACGAAAATTACCAATCAGATACTAGAAATAGATACTTTGGTAACTTTGCGCTTGATTATGAGATTACAGATTGGTTAAATGCTATGGGTAGATTCTCTTTTGATACCTACGCTGCATTACAAGAGGAAAGAATAAATGTTGGAAGTGCAGATGTTGCTTCTTACTCAAGATACAATAACAACGTTGCAGAATACAACTATGATTTCATGTTGAATTTCAACAAATATCTTAGTGAAAAATTAAGCTTAGAAGGTACTGTTGGTGTTAACCTTAGAAGAAACAAGACCAACAGCATATTTGCCGAATCTAACGGAGGATTAAGCTTAGCTGGACTATATGCTTTATCAAACAGTGTAAGTTCTATTGAAGCACCTACAGAGTATGAAGCTACTAGAATGGTAGATGGTGAATATATTAGAGCTAGCTTAGGGTATGATAACTTCCTTTACTTAGAAGGTTCTTATAGAACAGATAGATCTTCAACTTTACCAGTAGAAAACAACAGATATGGTTATTATTCTGTTTCAGGAAGTTTAATCTTCTCTGAATTAGTTGATGCTAACTGGTTAACTTTTGGAAAGTTAAGAGCCAATTACGCAGAAGTTGGGAATGATACAAACCCATATAATGTATACAACACGTATGCTATCGGAACACCGTTTAACAACAATGGCGTTGCTACCAACCCTACTACAAAGTCTAACGCAGAATTATTACCAGAAAGACAAGAAAGTAGTGAATTTGGTCTTGAAATGGCTTTTGTTAATAGAAGATTAGGTTTTGATGTTTCTTATTACAACACACAAAACATTAACCAAATTACTAGTATTCCTGTTTCAAATGCTACTGGATATGGTGCATCTATCTTAAATGCAGGAACAATCGAGAACAAAGGATGGGAAGTACAATTAAACGGAACTCCTATAAAAACAGATAATTTCCAGTGGGATGTTACTGTAAACTGGGCTAGAAACAGAAGTTTAGTTGTTGAATTATTAAACGGAATTGATAACCTTCAATTAGCATCTTTACAAGGTGGTGTTTCTATCAACGCAACTCCAGGTGAAGCTTATGGAACTATTAGAGGTTCTGATTTTATTTATCATGAAAATGGTGAGCGTGTGATAAGCCAAACTAGTGGAGCTTATTTAAGAACTTCTAACAGTAATGAGGTTATTGGTGATGTGAATGCTGATTGGACTGGTGGTGTGTTTAACACTTTCAAATACAAAAACTTAAGCTTAGGTTTCTTAATTGATATTCAAAAAGGTGGAGATGTATTCTCTTTAGATACTTGGTATGGTTATGCTACAGGTATGTACGACTGGTCTGCTGCTGATAACGATTTAGGAAACCCAATAAGAAATACGGTTTCAGGAACACCTGGAAATTACAGTGCTGATTCTGGAGGTTTAGTATTAAGTGGTGTGGCTGAAGATGGTACTCCTAATGAAGTAAGAGCTAGTTTTGATACCTACGCTAACCCTTATGGATATGCAAGAGCTCCTAACAAATTACACGTTTATGATGCTGGGTATGTTAAATTACGTGAAGCTAACTTGACATATAACTTTAGCCCTAAAATCATTGACAGAACACCTTTCTCTTCTGCATCAATTTCATTGATCGGTAGAAACTTATGGATTATTCATAAAAACGTGCCTTATTCTGATCCTGAAGCTGGTTTGAGCTCTGGAAATGTTCAAGGATATCAATCAGGTGCTTACCCTTCTATTAGAGAAATTGGTGCAAGTATTAAATTACAGTTTTAA
- a CDS encoding AraC family transcriptional regulator has translation MPSKTLLFLGSILFFTLLLGKSPQNYNITKLSFSNEEQSLSTVHYHTQIPITESVQDTPEQTYSNTDSNANVVFKEPDNKIQKNFINWMFILNGFLGLFIALRILFKNRRTDFKNVYFSIFISGVSLMLVELAFFWWEGFTYNPKVSFFRAQFYFWIPSLYLYLRNKIKITPKVNKKEIFFHYLIPLVILSFYILIHFETSDFFVITLNSLTLKTIHTGVYILLLIYTGIIHQELIQTINKKWLITLISFTSVIFILLIIRTYFRDDQIVNSLTIYFTAIFFSIFINITSFIVFLEPDIIVSKTENINSKKKKYKNSGLTEDMLHSLKTQLEELLTKQKIYLDNTLTLESIATKLNTDRYSLSQTINQEFGKNYYDLINDYRVAEAVRIIHTSENEILITDLIYECGFNNKVSFYKAFKKRHDKTPLEYQKMARKND, from the coding sequence ATGCCGTCGAAAACGCTTTTATTTTTAGGAAGCATTTTATTTTTCACATTATTACTAGGTAAAAGTCCACAAAATTATAACATAACAAAACTTTCTTTCTCTAATGAAGAGCAAAGTTTGTCTACTGTGCATTATCATACCCAAATACCTATTACAGAATCTGTTCAAGATACACCTGAACAAACATACTCCAACACCGACAGCAATGCCAATGTTGTTTTTAAAGAGCCCGATAACAAAATCCAGAAAAACTTTATCAATTGGATGTTTATTTTAAATGGCTTTTTGGGTTTATTTATAGCCCTACGCATACTATTTAAAAATCGTCGTACAGATTTTAAAAATGTATACTTCAGTATTTTTATCAGTGGAGTTTCATTAATGCTTGTAGAACTAGCTTTTTTCTGGTGGGAAGGCTTTACCTATAATCCAAAAGTTTCTTTTTTTAGAGCACAATTTTATTTCTGGATACCATCGCTTTACTTGTACTTGAGAAATAAAATCAAGATTACGCCAAAAGTAAATAAAAAAGAAATATTCTTTCATTACCTCATACCTTTAGTAATACTATCCTTTTACATATTAATACATTTTGAGACATCTGATTTTTTTGTTATTACATTAAACAGTCTAACCCTCAAAACCATCCATACCGGAGTCTACATCTTGCTATTAATTTACACCGGCATCATACATCAAGAACTCATTCAAACCATAAACAAAAAATGGCTAATAACCTTAATTTCTTTCACTTCAGTTATTTTCATTCTATTAATTATTAGAACTTATTTTAGAGATGATCAAATAGTTAATAGCTTAACGATTTACTTTACAGCAATTTTCTTTTCCATATTTATAAATATAACAAGTTTTATAGTCTTTCTTGAGCCTGATATTATTGTAAGTAAAACTGAAAATATAAATAGTAAAAAGAAAAAATACAAGAATTCTGGGCTTACAGAAGATATGCTCCATTCCCTGAAGACTCAATTAGAAGAATTACTGACAAAACAAAAAATTTATTTGGATAATACTTTGACTTTGGAGAGCATTGCCACTAAATTAAATACAGACAGATATAGTTTATCCCAAACTATAAATCAAGAATTTGGCAAGAACTATTATGATTTAATAAACGACTACAGGGTTGCAGAAGCCGTTCGTATTATTCATACTTCTGAAAACGAAATTTTAATTACAGATTTAATCTACGAATGCGGTTTTAATAATAAGGTATCATTCTACAAGGCCTTTAAGAAACGTCATGACAAAACCCCTCTAGAATACCAGAAAATGGCTAGAAAAAACGATTAA
- a CDS encoding DUF4197 domain-containing protein produces the protein MKYKIIALSALFLLFSCNELQQVVNQLPQSGTIGNDQIASGLRQALDFGIDKQVQKLTQEDGFFRNELVKIALPEELQKVDNTLRKMGLSNLADEGLKVLNRAAEDAVKEATPIFVDAVKGITFSDAKQILLGTDDAATNYLKSTTETKLYASFSPVIKNSFSKVGADQVWSNLITKYNNIPFVTQVNPDLTDYVTGEALKGVYTMIAVEEQEIRTKSASRTTALLQKVFALQD, from the coding sequence ATGAAATATAAAATTATTGCACTAAGTGCACTGTTCTTATTATTTAGCTGTAACGAATTACAACAAGTTGTAAACCAACTTCCACAAAGCGGAACTATCGGTAACGATCAAATTGCTAGTGGATTACGCCAAGCTTTGGATTTTGGTATTGACAAACAAGTACAGAAACTTACGCAAGAAGACGGGTTCTTTAGAAATGAACTTGTAAAAATTGCCTTACCGGAAGAATTACAAAAAGTAGACAATACACTTCGTAAGATGGGCTTAAGTAATTTGGCAGATGAAGGACTTAAAGTTTTAAATCGTGCAGCAGAAGATGCGGTAAAAGAAGCTACTCCTATTTTCGTAGATGCTGTAAAAGGAATTACATTTAGCGATGCTAAGCAAATTTTACTAGGCACGGATGATGCTGCTACAAATTATTTAAAATCTACAACAGAAACTAAATTATATGCCTCTTTTAGTCCTGTAATCAAAAACTCATTTTCTAAAGTAGGTGCAGATCAGGTCTGGAGTAATCTTATTACCAAATACAACAACATACCATTTGTTACTCAAGTTAATCCTGACTTAACAGATTACGTAACAGGAGAAGCTTTAAAAGGAGTTTATACTATGATTGCTGTTGAAGAACAGGAAATAAGAACTAAATCTGCTTCCAGAACAACGGCATTATTACAAAAAGTATTTGCCCTACAAGATTAA
- the purU gene encoding formyltetrahydrofolate deformylase encodes MKTTILIHCPDQTGIICSVTGFVHSQGGNIIYLDQHVEKASGELFMRIESEFLDAELSVAHFKAQFNKELTEKFKIKWSIHTDETKPRMGLFVSKYNHCLYDLLSRFNSGELAVDIPFIISNHTDLEFVAKQFDIPYYHIPVTKATKAEAENKQLALLEEYHIDFVVLARYMQIVTSKIIDRYPNKIINIHHSFLPAFAGAKPYHAAFKRGVKIIGATGHYVTEELDAGPIIAQDTTTVSHTNSIDDFIAKGRDLEKIVLSRAVKLHIQRKTMVYNNKTIIFS; translated from the coding sequence GTGAAAACAACAATTTTAATACATTGCCCAGATCAAACAGGAATTATTTGTTCCGTTACTGGCTTCGTTCACTCCCAAGGAGGAAATATCATTTACTTAGATCAACATGTTGAGAAAGCCTCTGGCGAATTATTCATGCGTATTGAAAGTGAATTTTTAGACGCTGAATTAAGTGTAGCCCACTTCAAAGCTCAATTTAACAAAGAGTTGACTGAGAAATTTAAAATAAAATGGAGTATCCACACGGATGAAACCAAGCCAAGAATGGGTTTATTTGTGTCTAAATACAACCATTGTCTCTATGATTTATTAAGTCGGTTTAATTCTGGAGAACTAGCCGTAGATATTCCATTTATTATAAGTAATCATACTGATTTAGAGTTTGTAGCTAAACAGTTTGATATTCCTTATTACCATATACCGGTTACAAAAGCTACGAAAGCCGAAGCTGAAAACAAGCAACTAGCGCTCTTAGAGGAATATCATATAGATTTTGTAGTCTTAGCACGTTATATGCAAATTGTTACCAGCAAAATCATTGATCGTTATCCTAATAAGATTATTAATATACACCATTCATTTTTACCAGCCTTTGCTGGAGCAAAACCATATCATGCTGCCTTCAAAAGAGGTGTTAAAATAATTGGAGCTACAGGTCACTATGTAACCGAAGAGTTAGATGCGGGCCCGATTATCGCGCAAGATACCACCACCGTATCACACACGAACTCTATTGATGATTTTATTGCTAAAGGCCGTGATCTTGAAAAAATCGTGCTCTCTAGAGCAGTAAAACTACATATTCAACGTAAGACTATGGTTTATAACAATAAAACAATCATTTTCTCTTAA
- a CDS encoding methylmalonyl-CoA mutase family protein, whose protein sequence is MEQITPYVPKNKIRIVTAASLFDGHDSAINIMRRIIQATGVEVIHLGHDRSVQEMVDCAIQEDVNAIALTSYQGGHNEYFRYMYDLLKERGAEHIKIFGGGGGVILPDEIKELMDYGIARIYAPDDGRKMGLQGMINDLVQQSDFPVPNLKTQPSVSVTDALKAKDINTISRLISLAENRPDEFQKHFSGVTIPDSVPVLGITGTGGSGKSSLVDELVRRFLADFPEKRIGLISVDPSKRKTGGALLGDRIRMNAINNDRVYMRSLATRQSNLALSKYVEEAVQVLKAAEFDLIVLETSGIGQSDTEIIQYSDVSLYVMTPEFGAATQLEKIDMLDFADVVSINKFDKRGSLDALRDVKKQYMRNHNLWDMNQDDLPIFGTMASQFNDPGTNRLYRVVMNKLVEKANANLQSTFEFYTDDKEHAFVIPPARIRYLSEIAENNRNYDHKGIGQVQVAQRLYGVFQAILSILNIKASVPEQTYLSKNGLNEEAIEALGVSEEKKPFLSLLVKEFDRVKLDLDPYHWEAIITWEEKVQKYRDPIYTFKVRDRELKLETHTESLSHTQIPKVTLPKYKAWGDLLRWMIQENVPGEFPYTAGLYPFKRTGEDPTRMFAGEGGPERTNRRFHYVSLGLPAKRLSTAFDSVTLYGNDPDIRPDIYGKIGNAGVSVCCLDDAKKLYSGFDLSNAMTSVSMTINGPAPILLGFFLNAAIDQNCEKYIIENGLEKEVEAKIAALYKGKEDRKPKYNGALPEGNNGLGLMLLGVTGDQVLPLEVYETIKVKTLHEVRGTVQADILKEDQAQNTCIFSTEFALRLMGDVQEYFIKNQVRNFYSVSISGYHIAEAGANPITQLAFTLSNGFTYVEYYLSRGMDINAFGPNLSFFFSNGIDPEYAVIGRVARKIWAKALKHKYGAGPRAQMLKYHIQTSGRSLHAQEIDFNDIRTTLQALYAIYDNCNSLHTNAYDEAITTPTEESVRRAMAIQLIINKELGLAKNENPLQGSFIIEELTDLVEEAVLLEFDRITERGGVLGAMETMYQRSKIQEESLYYETLKHTGEFPIIGVNTFLSSKGSPTVLPAEVIRATDEEKKAQIVTLDHLQENNKEKSIMALEEIQKAAMNNENIFDKLMEISKVSSLGQITNALFKVGGQYRRNM, encoded by the coding sequence ATGGAACAAATTACACCTTACGTACCGAAGAATAAAATTAGAATAGTCACTGCTGCGTCATTGTTTGATGGGCATGATTCCGCTATTAATATTATGCGGAGAATCATTCAAGCTACAGGAGTAGAAGTTATTCACCTTGGACACGATCGTAGTGTTCAAGAAATGGTAGATTGCGCTATTCAGGAAGATGTAAATGCAATAGCGTTAACATCATATCAAGGCGGTCATAACGAATATTTTAGGTATATGTATGATTTGCTCAAGGAGCGTGGGGCGGAACACATAAAAATTTTCGGCGGCGGCGGCGGCGTAATTCTTCCAGATGAAATTAAGGAATTAATGGATTATGGGATTGCTCGGATTTATGCTCCAGATGATGGGAGAAAGATGGGCTTACAGGGAATGATTAATGATCTGGTACAACAGAGTGATTTTCCCGTACCAAACTTAAAAACACAACCGAGTGTTTCCGTTACAGATGCCTTAAAAGCTAAAGATATTAATACAATCTCTAGATTAATTTCTTTAGCAGAAAATAGACCTGATGAATTTCAGAAACATTTTTCAGGGGTTACTATCCCAGATAGTGTTCCCGTTTTAGGAATAACGGGTACGGGTGGTTCTGGAAAGTCTAGTTTGGTAGATGAGCTGGTACGTAGGTTTTTGGCAGATTTTCCTGAAAAAAGAATTGGACTGATTTCTGTAGATCCTTCAAAACGTAAAACTGGGGGAGCTCTTTTAGGCGATCGTATTCGTATGAACGCCATTAACAATGACCGTGTCTACATGCGATCTTTGGCTACAAGACAATCTAACCTTGCTTTATCTAAGTATGTAGAAGAGGCGGTTCAGGTATTAAAAGCAGCAGAGTTTGATCTTATAGTTTTAGAAACTTCTGGAATTGGGCAATCAGACACCGAAATTATTCAATATTCAGACGTTTCCCTATATGTTATGACACCAGAGTTTGGTGCAGCTACGCAATTAGAGAAAATAGATATGCTTGATTTTGCTGATGTTGTGTCTATAAACAAATTTGATAAAAGAGGTTCTCTTGATGCCTTGCGCGATGTAAAGAAACAATACATGCGAAACCATAACCTTTGGGATATGAATCAAGATGATTTGCCAATTTTTGGAACTATGGCGAGTCAGTTTAATGATCCAGGAACAAACAGGTTGTATCGCGTGGTTATGAATAAATTAGTAGAAAAGGCAAATGCTAATTTACAATCTACTTTTGAATTTTATACAGACGATAAGGAACATGCATTTGTTATTCCTCCTGCACGAATAAGATATCTTTCCGAAATAGCCGAAAATAATAGAAACTATGACCATAAAGGAATAGGGCAAGTGCAAGTAGCGCAACGTTTATATGGCGTTTTTCAAGCTATTTTGTCTATTCTGAATATAAAAGCTTCCGTACCTGAGCAGACGTACCTCTCAAAAAACGGACTGAATGAAGAGGCTATTGAAGCGTTAGGAGTTTCAGAAGAAAAGAAACCATTTTTATCCTTATTGGTAAAAGAATTTGATCGTGTTAAGCTAGATTTAGATCCTTACCATTGGGAAGCGATTATTACTTGGGAGGAAAAAGTTCAGAAATATAGAGATCCAATTTATACCTTTAAAGTACGAGATAGAGAATTAAAATTAGAAACGCATACGGAATCTTTGTCACATACTCAGATTCCTAAAGTGACGCTTCCTAAATATAAAGCATGGGGAGATTTATTGCGTTGGATGATTCAAGAAAATGTTCCCGGAGAATTTCCTTATACTGCAGGATTATATCCTTTTAAGCGTACGGGGGAGGATCCTACAAGAATGTTTGCAGGTGAAGGTGGGCCTGAGCGTACCAATCGTCGTTTTCATTATGTAAGCTTAGGTCTTCCAGCAAAGCGTTTGTCTACAGCTTTTGATTCTGTTACTTTGTATGGTAACGATCCTGACATTAGACCAGATATTTACGGTAAAATTGGAAATGCAGGAGTTTCTGTTTGCTGTCTAGATGATGCCAAAAAATTGTATTCGGGGTTTGATTTGTCTAATGCAATGACCTCGGTGAGTATGACAATTAATGGTCCAGCTCCTATTTTATTAGGCTTTTTCTTAAATGCAGCTATAGATCAAAATTGTGAGAAATATATTATCGAAAATGGCTTAGAGAAAGAGGTAGAAGCTAAAATAGCGGCATTATATAAAGGTAAGGAAGATAGGAAACCTAAGTACAACGGAGCATTGCCAGAAGGGAATAATGGTTTAGGTTTAATGTTATTAGGGGTTACCGGTGATCAGGTATTGCCATTAGAGGTGTATGAAACAATAAAGGTTAAAACTCTTCATGAAGTAAGAGGTACAGTACAAGCAGATATCTTGAAAGAAGACCAAGCGCAAAATACCTGTATTTTTTCTACAGAATTTGCATTGCGATTAATGGGAGATGTTCAAGAGTATTTCATAAAGAATCAAGTGCGCAATTTCTATTCTGTTTCTATCTCAGGGTATCATATAGCAGAAGCAGGTGCTAATCCTATTACTCAATTGGCATTTACCTTGTCTAATGGGTTTACTTATGTGGAGTATTATTTAAGTAGAGGAATGGATATTAATGCATTTGGTCCTAATTTGTCTTTTTTCTTTTCTAACGGAATAGACCCAGAGTATGCTGTGATTGGAAGAGTTGCCCGAAAAATTTGGGCAAAAGCTTTAAAACATAAATACGGAGCAGGGCCAAGAGCTCAAATGCTAAAATATCATATTCAAACTTCTGGTCGTAGTTTGCATGCTCAGGAGATAGACTTTAATGATATACGAACTACACTTCAAGCCTTGTATGCTATTTATGATAATTGTAATTCTTTGCATACCAATGCCTATGATGAAGCAATAACTACACCTACCGAAGAATCTGTGCGTAGAGCTATGGCTATTCAGTTAATTATAAACAAAGAATTAGGTCTAGCTAAAAACGAAAATCCACTTCAAGGATCTTTTATTATAGAAGAATTGACAGATTTAGTGGAAGAGGCGGTACTCTTAGAATTTGATAGAATTACAGAACGTGGCGGAGTTTTAGGAGCAATGGAAACTATGTATCAACGTTCAAAAATACAAGAAGAAAGCTTGTACTATGAAACGTTGAAGCATACTGGAGAATTCCCGATTATAGGAGTAAATACGTTCTTGAGTTCTAAAGGATCGCCTACGGTATTACCCGCAGAAGTAATTCGTGCTACAGATGAAGAGAAAAAAGCTCAGATTGTAACTTTGGACCATCTACAAGAGAATAATAAAGAGAAATCAATAATGGCTTTAGAAGAAATTCAAAAAGCTGCAATGAATAATGAAAATATTTTTGATAAGCTTATGGAAATTTCTAAAGTAAGTTCTTTAGGGCAAATTACCAATGCGTTATTCAAAGTAGGAGGGCAGTACCGACGAAATATGTAA
- a CDS encoding Lrp/AsnC family transcriptional regulator, whose protein sequence is MNQKIDDLNWGILQSLQKNARDSFANIGRKVGLTPPAVAERIKKMEDLGIINGYKAIISHTETGYQLKAMITLRAFMGKLKPFLEAVKTFEEVVNCYRITGNENIIMEVVFKDQFHLEKFIDKLIQYGETRTHIILSEVVSDAPVGRKPKI, encoded by the coding sequence TTGAATCAAAAGATTGACGATTTAAATTGGGGGATCCTTCAGAGCCTGCAAAAAAATGCAAGAGATTCTTTTGCGAATATTGGCCGCAAAGTAGGTTTGACACCTCCTGCAGTAGCAGAACGAATTAAGAAAATGGAAGACCTAGGGATAATAAATGGATACAAGGCTATTATCTCTCATACAGAAACCGGTTATCAGCTAAAAGCGATGATAACACTTAGAGCTTTTATGGGGAAATTAAAACCTTTTTTGGAAGCTGTAAAAACATTTGAAGAAGTGGTCAACTGTTATCGCATAACAGGAAATGAGAATATCATCATGGAGGTGGTTTTTAAAGATCAGTTTCATTTAGAAAAATTTATTGATAAGTTAATTCAATATGGTGAAACCAGAACGCATATTATTTTATCAGAAGTGGTTTCTGATGCGCCTGTAGGTAGAAAGCCAAAAATCTAG